In Cyanobacteria bacterium GSL.Bin1, one DNA window encodes the following:
- the psbD gene encoding photosystem II D2 protein (photosystem q(a) protein), whose translation TVAVSTPADAFGHSLLFLWGPEANWDFVRWCQIGGLWSFVALHGAFGLIGFMLRQFEIARLVGVRPYNAIAFSGPIAVFVSVFLMYPLGQSSWFFAPSFGVAGIFRFILFFQGFHNWTLNPFHMMGVAGILGGALLCAIHGATVENTLFDEGGDSNNTFRAFEPTQSEETYSMVTANRFWSQIFGIAFSNKRWLHFFMLFVPVTGLWMASVGVVGLGLNLRAYDFVSQEIRAAEDPEFETFYTKNILLNEGLRAWMAPDDQPHEQFEFPEEVLPRGNAL comes from the coding sequence ACCGTTGCCGTCTCTACCCCAGCCGACGCTTTTGGACACTCCCTACTCTTCTTGTGGGGACCGGAAGCGAACTGGGACTTTGTCCGCTGGTGTCAAATCGGCGGACTCTGGAGTTTCGTCGCCCTCCACGGCGCTTTCGGACTGATTGGCTTCATGCTGCGTCAGTTTGAAATTGCCCGTCTGGTCGGCGTTCGTCCTTACAACGCGATCGCGTTCTCCGGTCCGATTGCGGTATTTGTCAGCGTCTTCTTAATGTATCCCCTCGGACAATCGAGCTGGTTCTTCGCGCCCAGCTTCGGGGTCGCCGGCATCTTCCGCTTTATTCTCTTCTTCCAAGGGTTCCACAACTGGACCTTAAATCCCTTCCACATGATGGGAGTCGCCGGGATTTTAGGCGGTGCGCTGCTGTGTGCAATTCACGGCGCGACCGTAGAAAATACCCTGTTTGATGAAGGGGGCGACAGCAACAACACGTTCCGCGCCTTCGAGCCAACGCAATCCGAAGAAACCTACTCGATGGTAACCGCGAACCGGTTCTGGAGTCAGATTTTCGGGATTGCCTTCTCCAACAAACGTTGGTTACACTTCTTTATGCTGTTTGTCCCGGTCACTGGACTGTGGATGGCATCAGTGGGAGTAGTCGGATTAGGATTGAACCTGCGGGCTTATGACTTCGTGTCGCAAGAAATCCGTGCCGCAGAAGATCCTGAATTTGAAACCTTCTATACGAAAAACATCTTATTAAACGAAGGTCTCCGCGCCTGGATGGCACCGGATGACCAACCCCACGAACAGTTTGAATTCCCTGAAGAAGTCTTACCTCGTGGTAACGCGCTCTAA
- a CDS encoding TSUP family transporter: protein MTVIWLLGASCIGWFVSSLAGGGSPLIIIPTLSLFLSASMIPQVITVGMLFGNGQRVGLYWQGIDWYLTRWYLPGAIAGAIAGAFLFTQLQLEWLTVLLGLFLIISIFTYRLAENLTLFQVKAWYFLPAGFIYAFLSGLIGSTGPLLNPFYLHYGLEKGEMIGTKSAHVLVVHIVKIIAYAAFGVISSPIIAYGLLIGIGAFPGNWLGQKVLENIEDKQFRQIAIAFVLISGIMLVWDQRQIFSFIS from the coding sequence GTGACAGTTATCTGGTTATTAGGGGCAAGTTGTATCGGTTGGTTTGTTAGCAGTTTAGCCGGTGGTGGCAGCCCGTTAATTATCATCCCGACCTTGAGTCTATTTTTGTCTGCAAGTATGATTCCACAAGTGATTACGGTGGGAATGCTATTTGGTAATGGGCAACGGGTGGGACTTTACTGGCAAGGGATCGATTGGTATCTTACCCGTTGGTATCTACCAGGGGCAATTGCGGGCGCGATCGCGGGCGCTTTTTTATTCACGCAATTGCAACTAGAATGGCTGACCGTATTATTAGGTTTATTTTTAATAATCTCTATTTTTACCTACCGACTTGCAGAAAACTTAACACTTTTCCAGGTCAAAGCCTGGTATTTTTTGCCGGCTGGTTTTATTTATGCATTTCTATCAGGATTAATTGGGAGTACGGGTCCTTTATTGAATCCGTTTTATCTCCATTACGGTTTAGAAAAAGGAGAGATGATTGGGACAAAATCGGCTCATGTTTTAGTCGTACATATTGTTAAGATTATCGCTTATGCTGCCTTTGGTGTGATATCTTCTCCGATTATTGCTTATGGCTTATTAATTGGGATTGGAGCATTTCCAGGAAACTGGTTAGGACAAAAAGTTTTAGAAAATATAGAAGATAAACAATTCCGTCAAATCGCGATCGCGTTTGTTCTCATTAGTGGCATCATGTTAGTTTGGGACCAACGACAAATCTTTAGTTTTATTTCATGA
- a CDS encoding 3-dehydroquinate synthase yields MLSKIKVNLEKNSYSIAIAPNLLSQIGDYLKRLDIGNKLLVVSNSMIFDEYGNQLIEALKAADFSVSYQILPAGERHKTLLSVQKIYDTALENYLERSSTLIALGGGVIGDMTGFAAATWLRGINVIQIPTSLLAMVDAAIGGKTGVNHPQGKNLIGAFHQPKLVLIDPQVLKTLPSREFRAGMAEVIKYGVIWDEALFQQLEAAERLDELDYLAPELLQNILTHSCQAKADVVSQDEKEGGIRAILNYGHTVGHAIESLTGYRLVNHGEAVAIGMVVAGKIAVKMGYWSEEASQRQDKLITKAGLPKTVPHMLEIGDILDALKSDKKVKSGKVRFVLPESIGKATITDQVSPETVSEVVKACQEAH; encoded by the coding sequence ATGCTATCAAAAATTAAAGTTAATTTAGAGAAAAATTCTTATTCAATCGCGATCGCGCCCAATCTTTTAAGCCAAATTGGAGACTATTTAAAGCGCCTCGATATTGGCAATAAGCTTTTAGTTGTTTCTAATTCAATGATTTTCGATGAATACGGCAACCAACTCATCGAAGCTTTAAAGGCGGCTGATTTTTCGGTCTCTTATCAAATTCTTCCCGCCGGAGAACGTCATAAAACCTTACTTTCTGTGCAGAAAATTTATGATACCGCTTTAGAAAACTACCTAGAACGTTCTTCAACCCTCATTGCTTTAGGGGGTGGTGTCATTGGGGATATGACTGGTTTTGCAGCAGCCACTTGGTTAAGGGGCATTAATGTGATTCAAATTCCCACCTCTTTATTAGCAATGGTCGATGCCGCTATTGGCGGGAAAACTGGTGTCAATCATCCCCAAGGAAAAAACTTAATTGGGGCCTTTCATCAACCGAAATTGGTTTTAATTGATCCACAAGTTTTAAAGACTCTTCCCTCGCGGGAATTTCGCGCTGGTATGGCAGAAGTGATTAAATATGGCGTGATTTGGGATGAAGCGTTATTTCAGCAACTCGAAGCCGCCGAACGTCTTGATGAACTGGATTATTTAGCCCCAGAACTATTGCAGAATATTTTGACGCACTCTTGTCAAGCGAAAGCGGATGTCGTGAGCCAAGATGAGAAAGAAGGCGGAATTCGTGCCATCTTAAACTATGGTCATACCGTCGGTCATGCCATTGAAAGTTTGACGGGATATCGCCTCGTCAATCATGGCGAAGCCGTTGCCATTGGGATGGTTGTTGCCGGGAAAATTGCGGTAAAAATGGGATATTGGTCAGAAGAAGCCAGCCAGCGCCAAGATAAACTGATCACAAAAGCAGGACTGCCAAAAACAGTTCCTCATATGTTAGAGATTGGGGATATTTTAGATGCCTTGAAAAGTGACAAGAAAGTAAAATCTGGGAAAGTCCGCTTTGTCTTGCCAGAAAGCATTGGCAAGGCAACCATCACGGATCAAGTTTCGCCAGAAACCGTGAGTGAAGTCGTGAAAGCGTGTCAAGAAGCCCATTAA